One bacterium genomic region harbors:
- a CDS encoding hypoxanthine phosphoribosyltransferase (catalyzes the formation of inosine monophosphate from hypoxanthine and 5-phospho-alpha-D-ribose 1-diphosphate): protein FLKELNFPYEIAFISASSYADATEPVKNVSLKPCHDIDISGRTVVIVEDIVDTGGTIKALYEFLKKRNAKRIEVVTLLSKKARRKHDLKIKYVGFEVPNVFVFGYGLDWKQNFRGIRDIMALETSDEV, encoded by the coding sequence CTTTTTAAAAGAACTTAACTTTCCTTATGAGATAGCTTTCATATCGGCGTCAAGCTACGCCGACGCAACAGAACCTGTAAAAAATGTTTCGTTAAAACCGTGCCACGACATCGACATAAGCGGGAGAACCGTGGTTATAGTTGAGGACATAGTGGACACAGGCGGAACCATAAAAGCGCTTTACGAATTCCTGAAAAAACGAAACGCAAAACGGATTGAAGTGGTTACGCTCCTTTCGAAAAAAGCTCGAAGAAAACACGATTTAAAAATAAAATATGTAGGCTTTGAGGTCCCGAATGTGTTCGTTTTTGGCTATGGCCTCGACTGGAAACAGAACTTTCGGGGAATACGGGACATAATGGCCTTGGAGACAAGCGATGAAGTTTAG